In a single window of the Campylobacter hyointestinalis subsp. lawsonii genome:
- the flgH gene encoding flagellar basal body L-ring protein FlgH, giving the protein MKTKYIFISILSVFAFAGCATGTDPKISMQPPVYVEELPSRENGLGQSNLGSLFGRGDNPLFSDRKAMNVNDIVTVVIEETTSQTSKANKATERDSTISLNGGAFTTPEGSPLSGPLRDVNKIAGIGFSGGGSNQYSGSGSNSRDEAFNTTISARIIKVLNNGNYFIEGSKELLVNNEKQIIQISGVIRPYDISQKNEIESKYIADAKILYKTEGEIARATKKPWGTSLLEAIWPF; this is encoded by the coding sequence ATGAAAACAAAATATATTTTTATTTCAATTTTGTCTGTGTTTGCGTTTGCAGGTTGTGCTACTGGCACTGATCCAAAGATATCTATGCAACCCCCTGTTTATGTAGAAGAGCTACCATCAAGAGAGAACGGACTTGGACAAAGCAATCTAGGAAGTCTGTTTGGTAGAGGGGATAATCCGCTATTTTCAGATAGAAAAGCTATGAATGTCAATGATATAGTAACTGTAGTCATAGAAGAAACTACAAGTCAAACATCAAAGGCAAATAAAGCTACTGAAAGAGATAGCACTATATCTTTAAACGGCGGAGCATTTACTACGCCAGAGGGCTCACCGCTTAGCGGACCTTTAAGAGATGTCAATAAAATAGCAGGAATTGGATTTAGCGGTGGTGGCTCAAATCAATACAGCGGAAGCGGTAGTAATAGCAGAGACGAGGCATTTAATACGACTATTTCAGCTAGAATCATAAAAGTTTTAAATAATGGAAATTATTTTATAGAAGGCAGTAAAGAACTTCTTGTAAATAATGAAAAGCAGATCATACAAATAAGTGGAGTTATAAGACCTTATGATATCAGCCAAAAAAATGAGATAGAGTCAAAATACATAGCTGATGCCAAAATTCTCTATAAAACAGAAGGCGAGATAGCGCGTGCTACTAAAAAACCTTGGGGAACAAGTCTTTTAGAAGCTATCTGGCCTTTTTAA
- the pta gene encoding phosphate acetyltransferase, whose amino-acid sequence MLRAIYVLNSDFRNEDFKQKLLEKLSSTYKKIVTFLPIGENNVKNSNTIFEENQAKLYLLNSKQNELIKNVITEFDKIDADFIIVVGGFIETLDDSLARNLNAPFLLSKDTKFKKGTLNFTVLNDIEEIFSTSSNAMTPLRFENLLYKKARSNLKTVVLPESDDERILKASAILLENKAVNIVLLGDKYQINKKARQYGLNLEDIKVYDPQNSDLSDEFATTLYELRREKGMTKEKASELMKDRTYFGTMLVYKGICDAMVSGASTTTAETIRPALQFIKMKPGISTVSGSFIMCLDTKIQLFADCAITPNPTADQLASIAISTAKTARDFGLEPKVAMLSYSTGSSGSGEDVKFVETATQKAKALAPNLDIEGPIQFDAAVDLGVAKKKLPNSKVAGVANTFIFPNLNCGNITYKAVQRSANAVAIGPILQGLNKPVNDLSRGCLVEDIVNTVLISAIQSQGENI is encoded by the coding sequence ATGCTAAGGGCTATTTATGTTTTAAATTCAGACTTTAGAAATGAAGATTTTAAACAAAAATTGTTGGAAAAATTAAGCAGTACGTATAAGAAAATTGTCACATTTCTACCTATCGGAGAAAATAATGTGAAAAATAGTAACACTATTTTTGAAGAAAATCAAGCAAAATTATATTTACTAAATTCAAAACAAAATGAACTAATCAAAAACGTTATAACAGAATTTGACAAAATAGACGCTGATTTCATTATAGTAGTAGGTGGATTTATAGAAACTCTAGACGATAGCTTAGCTAGAAATTTAAATGCGCCATTCCTACTTTCAAAAGATACCAAATTTAAAAAAGGGACGCTAAATTTCACTGTTTTAAATGATATAGAAGAGATATTTAGCACTAGTAGCAACGCTATGACGCCTCTTAGATTTGAAAATCTACTTTATAAAAAAGCTAGGTCAAATTTAAAAACAGTAGTCCTACCTGAAAGTGACGATGAACGCATACTCAAAGCATCTGCTATCTTGCTTGAAAACAAAGCAGTAAATATAGTCCTTTTAGGTGATAAATACCAAATAAACAAAAAAGCTCGTCAATACGGACTAAATTTAGAAGATATAAAGGTCTATGATCCGCAAAATAGTGATCTTAGCGATGAATTTGCCACTACTTTATACGAACTTAGACGCGAAAAAGGAATGACTAAAGAAAAAGCTAGTGAGCTTATGAAAGATAGAACGTATTTTGGAACTATGCTAGTATATAAGGGCATATGCGATGCTATGGTAAGTGGAGCTAGCACTACTACAGCAGAGACTATAAGACCAGCACTTCAATTTATAAAAATGAAACCGGGCATTAGCACAGTTAGTGGTAGTTTTATAATGTGTTTAGATACCAAAATTCAGCTTTTTGCAGACTGCGCCATCACGCCTAATCCTACAGCCGATCAGCTTGCTAGCATAGCTATAAGTACAGCCAAAACGGCACGTGATTTTGGTTTAGAACCTAAAGTCGCTATGCTCAGCTACTCAACAGGCAGTAGCGGAAGCGGGGAAGACGTAAAATTTGTTGAAACTGCTACACAAAAGGCCAAAGCCCTAGCACCAAATTTAGATATCGAAGGCCCTATCCAGTTTGATGCCGCAGTAGATTTAGGCGTGGCTAAAAAGAAACTTCCAAACTCAAAAGTCGCAGGAGTCGCAAATACATTTATATTTCCAAATTTAAATTGTGGAAATATCACGTATAAAGCCGTCCAAAGAAGTGCAAACGCCGTTGCTATCGGACCTATACTTCAAGGACTAAACAAACCAGTAAATGACCTAAGCCGCGGCTGTTTGGTAGAAGATATAGTAAATACCGTCCTAATTAGTGCAATTCAATCTCAAGGAGAAAACATATGA
- the ilvN gene encoding acetolactate synthase small subunit produces the protein MRRVISAIVLNEHGVLSRIVGLFSGRGYNIDSLTVAPIPESEFSRVNIVTSGDERVFEQIVKQLHKLIPTYKVIDSGEFIEKEMVLVKISLSEDFSGLDAILKSYNGSVANANENYIIVMACDNASRIDCFIKVMKKYNPVQIVRSGSVMMEI, from the coding sequence ATGAGAAGAGTTATATCAGCTATAGTTTTAAATGAACACGGTGTTTTGAGCCGTATCGTCGGGCTATTTTCAGGGCGTGGATACAACATCGACTCGCTTACGGTTGCTCCTATCCCAGAAAGTGAGTTTTCAAGAGTAAATATCGTAACTAGCGGTGATGAGAGGGTTTTTGAACAGATAGTTAAACAGCTTCATAAGCTCATACCTACATATAAAGTCATAGATAGTGGCGAGTTTATCGAAAAAGAGATGGTTTTGGTAAAAATTTCATTGTCTGAGGACTTTAGCGGACTTGATGCGATACTAAAATCATATAATGGAAGCGTTGCAAATGCAAATGAAAACTATATCATAGTTATGGCATGCGATAACGCTAGTAGGATAGACTGCTTTATAAAAGTTATGAAAAAATATAATCCGGTTCAGATAGTTAGAAGTGGATCTGTGATGATGGAAATTTGA
- the lpxD gene encoding UDP-3-O-(3-hydroxymyristoyl)glucosamine N-acyltransferase, whose translation MKLSEIYKILGLEFSGADIEILALNSLGRANENELSYCDSPKNAKFIKESRAGAILVTKDLANLVKSRAVIVENPHLAFALLSKPFSKPLFYPKVEPTIDSTAKIMPNVYIGSNAKIGKNVVVMAGAYIGDNVIIGDDSIIHPNVVIYNNSKVGSRCHLNANCVIGSDGFGFAHTKLGEHIKIYHNGWVEIEDDVEIGACTTIDRGVFEPTIVKRYSKIDNLVQIGHNCELGFGCIIVSQVGLAGSSKLGRNVVMGGQSATAGHLSIGDFAQVAGRAGVTKDLLGGEQYAGYPVMRLKEWFKIQAKILKEFGVKRKFSQ comes from the coding sequence ATGAAATTAAGTGAAATTTATAAGATATTAGGGTTAGAATTTAGTGGAGCTGATATTGAAATTTTGGCTCTAAATTCGCTCGGACGTGCAAATGAAAATGAGCTAAGCTACTGCGATAGTCCAAAAAACGCTAAATTTATAAAAGAGAGTAGAGCTGGAGCTATTTTAGTGACTAAAGATTTGGCAAATTTAGTTAAAAGTAGAGCCGTAATAGTAGAAAATCCTCATCTTGCTTTTGCCTTGCTCTCAAAGCCGTTTTCTAAACCGCTTTTTTATCCAAAAGTAGAGCCTACCATAGATAGCACCGCAAAGATAATGCCAAATGTCTATATAGGAAGTAATGCTAAGATAGGTAAAAATGTTGTAGTTATGGCCGGAGCATATATCGGCGATAATGTTATCATAGGAGATGATAGCATAATCCATCCAAACGTAGTCATCTATAATAACTCAAAGGTTGGCAGTCGTTGTCATCTAAATGCGAATTGTGTTATAGGGAGTGATGGTTTTGGATTTGCACATACAAAGCTTGGAGAGCATATCAAAATATACCATAATGGTTGGGTAGAGATAGAAGATGACGTAGAGATCGGAGCTTGCACAACTATAGATCGTGGAGTTTTTGAACCAACTATCGTAAAACGCTACTCAAAAATAGACAATCTAGTTCAAATAGGTCATAATTGTGAGCTTGGATTTGGTTGTATTATAGTCTCTCAAGTAGGTCTTGCAGGAAGTAGCAAACTAGGTCGCAATGTAGTCATGGGCGGACAAAGTGCGACTGCAGGACATCTTAGTATAGGCGACTTTGCACAAGTCGCAGGTCGTGCAGGAGTGACGAAAGACTTACTTGGTGGCGAACAATACGCCGGATATCCAGTAATGCGACTTAAAGAGTGGTTTAAAATACAAGCTAAGATATTAAAAGAATTTGGGGTTAAAAGAAAATTTTCGCAATAG
- a CDS encoding acetolactate synthase large subunit — translation MKKLNGSQMISEALKHEGVSVVFGYPGGAALNIYDETYKQNYFTHILTRHEQAAVHAADGYARATGKVGVAFVTSGPGFTNAVTGLATAYADSIPLVLISGQVALPLIGTDAFQEIDAVGISRPCVKHNFLVKTVDELPLVLKQAFYIARSGRPGPVHIDIPKDVTAAIGEFKYPDEIKMQTYKPNTKGHPNQIKKACEAIAKSKKPIVYIGGGAVSSNSSDEIRKFISKTKIPAVETLMALGVLRSDDELNLGMVGMHGSYAANMALSEADLIICFGARFDDRVTGKLSEFGKNAKVIHVDIDPSSIGKIVNAEFPIVGDLKNVMIELNNKIDLDPANFASWRDQIKIYENLHPLCFKDSDDVLKPQWVVQNIANIVGDDAIIATDVGQHQMWVAQFYPFNHPRQLLTSGGLGTMGFGLPSAMGAAFGSDKPVIAVSGDGGFLMNVQELMTLSANKKRVINIVLNNNFLGMVRQWQTFFYGGRYSNTDLELQPDFVKVCEGFGGIGFSVETKDEFKKALQTALKSDTVSVIEVKIDRFENVLPMVPAGAAIYNMILE, via the coding sequence ATGAAAAAATTAAATGGTTCACAGATGATTAGTGAAGCATTAAAGCACGAAGGAGTTAGTGTTGTTTTTGGCTATCCTGGTGGGGCAGCTTTAAATATATATGATGAGACTTATAAGCAAAATTATTTTACTCATATACTTACTCGTCACGAACAAGCAGCAGTTCATGCAGCTGATGGATATGCTAGAGCTACAGGAAAAGTGGGTGTTGCTTTTGTTACAAGTGGTCCTGGTTTTACAAATGCCGTCACAGGACTTGCTACTGCTTATGCTGATTCGATTCCACTGGTGCTCATAAGCGGTCAAGTCGCATTGCCGCTCATAGGTACAGATGCCTTTCAAGAGATAGATGCGGTAGGCATTTCGCGTCCTTGTGTAAAACATAATTTTTTAGTTAAGACAGTAGATGAACTTCCACTTGTGCTAAAACAAGCTTTTTATATAGCAAGGTCTGGCAGACCAGGACCTGTGCATATAGATATACCAAAAGACGTTACTGCTGCAATAGGCGAGTTTAAATACCCTGATGAGATAAAGATGCAAACGTATAAACCAAATACAAAAGGTCATCCAAATCAGATCAAAAAAGCTTGTGAGGCCATAGCAAAATCAAAAAAACCTATAGTATATATAGGCGGTGGGGCTGTAAGTAGTAATTCAAGCGATGAGATAAGAAAATTTATATCAAAAACAAAGATACCAGCAGTAGAGACGCTTATGGCTCTTGGAGTTTTAAGAAGTGATGATGAGCTAAATTTAGGTATGGTAGGAATGCACGGAAGTTACGCTGCAAATATGGCTCTTAGCGAAGCTGATCTTATCATCTGTTTTGGCGCAAGATTTGATGATAGAGTAACTGGCAAACTTAGTGAATTTGGCAAAAACGCTAAAGTCATACACGTAGATATAGATCCAAGCAGTATCGGTAAGATAGTAAATGCTGAGTTTCCTATAGTCGGAGATCTAAAAAATGTTATGATAGAACTAAATAATAAAATAGATCTAGATCCTGCGAATTTCGCTTCGTGGAGAGATCAGATAAAAATCTACGAAAATCTTCATCCGCTTTGTTTTAAAGATAGCGATGATGTGCTAAAACCGCAGTGGGTAGTACAAAATATAGCTAACATAGTAGGCGATGATGCTATCATAGCAACAGATGTCGGACAGCACCAAATGTGGGTTGCGCAGTTTTATCCGTTTAATCATCCAAGACAGCTTCTTACAAGCGGTGGATTAGGCACTATGGGCTTTGGCCTACCTTCTGCTATGGGCGCAGCATTTGGAAGTGATAAGCCAGTCATCGCAGTAAGTGGGGACGGCGGATTTCTTATGAATGTTCAAGAGCTTATGACTTTGAGCGCTAATAAAAAAAGAGTTATAAATATAGTTTTAAATAACAACTTCTTAGGAATGGTTCGTCAGTGGCAAACATTTTTTTACGGCGGACGTTACTCAAATACAGATCTTGAGTTGCAGCCTGATTTTGTAAAAGTCTGCGAAGGCTTTGGCGGGATAGGATTTAGCGTAGAAACAAAAGATGAATTTAAAAAAGCCTTGCAAACAGCTTTAAAAAGCGATACTGTTAGCGTTATAGAAGTAAAGATAGATAGATTTGAAAACGTTTTACCGATGGTTCCAGCAGGTGCTGCGATCTATAATATGATTTTGGAGTAA
- a CDS encoding DedA family protein has translation MLESIINFLVDLVADWGYIGIFLLMALESSFFPFPSEVVMIPAGYLVFKGDMNMFLAFLSGAFGSLFGALFNYYLCYFFGRPFIEKYGKFVGITEEKMRKFETFFEKYGEISTFNCRLLPGIRQYISLPAGLAKMNIFRFSLLTTLGAGIWVAILMAIGYILGDQKELIKEYLHIITIALIFVVFFITAVYLYIKRKEK, from the coding sequence ATGCTAGAAAGTATTATAAATTTTTTAGTCGATCTAGTCGCAGACTGGGGATATATAGGTATATTTTTACTTATGGCGCTTGAGAGTAGTTTTTTTCCATTTCCTAGTGAAGTAGTAATGATACCAGCTGGTTATCTAGTTTTTAAAGGCGATATGAATATGTTTTTAGCATTTTTATCAGGAGCTTTTGGAAGCCTTTTTGGAGCACTGTTTAATTATTATCTATGTTACTTTTTTGGACGTCCTTTTATAGAAAAATATGGTAAATTCGTCGGCATAACCGAAGAAAAAATGAGAAAATTTGAAACATTTTTTGAAAAATACGGCGAGATATCGACTTTTAATTGCCGCTTACTTCCTGGAATTCGTCAGTACATCAGCTTGCCTGCTGGACTTGCTAAAATGAATATATTTAGATTTTCACTGCTTACAACTCTAGGAGCTGGAATTTGGGTTGCTATACTTATGGCTATCGGATATATACTTGGAGATCAAAAAGAGCTTATAAAAGAGTATCTGCATATCATAACCATAGCTCTGATATTTGTAGTATTTTTTATAACAGCAGTCTATCTTTATATCAAAAGAAAGGAAAAATAA